One genomic segment of Vibrio nitrifigilis includes these proteins:
- the yjjG gene encoding pyrimidine 5'-nucleotidase, translated as MQYDWILFDADETLFHFDGRRGLTLMLERKGMDLTDEAYQAYQKVNQPLWVSYQNGDITAAQLKRTRFVEWATQLDTTPEELNCSYMTAMADICSLLPGAQSLLDALHGKVKLGIITNGFSDLQSIRLERTGLIPHFEHVIISEEVGVAKPDARIFAHALDKMGNPEKQRVLMVGDNPHSDILGGLNIGVETCWLNVNGEPAPEGINAHFEVRSLDELQAMLLA; from the coding sequence ATGCAGTACGATTGGATACTTTTTGACGCAGACGAGACACTCTTTCATTTTGATGGTCGTCGTGGATTAACATTGATGCTTGAACGGAAAGGGATGGACTTAACGGACGAGGCTTATCAAGCTTATCAAAAAGTGAATCAACCGCTTTGGGTATCGTACCAAAATGGCGATATTACCGCGGCGCAATTAAAGCGTACGCGTTTTGTTGAATGGGCAACACAGCTTGATACGACACCTGAGGAGCTAAACTGCTCTTATATGACGGCGATGGCCGATATTTGCAGTTTATTGCCTGGTGCGCAAAGCTTACTTGACGCGCTGCATGGTAAAGTGAAGTTAGGCATTATCACCAACGGTTTCTCTGATTTACAATCGATTCGTTTAGAACGAACTGGCCTCATTCCTCATTTTGAACATGTGATTATTTCTGAAGAGGTGGGTGTAGCAAAGCCTGATGCTCGTATTTTTGCTCATGCGTTAGATAAAATGGGTAATCCTGAAAAGCAGCGAGTGCTGATGGTAGGGGATAACCCTCATTCAGATATTTTAGGTGGATTAAACATTGGCGTTGAAACCTGTTGGCTCAATGTGAATGGTGAGCCTGCCCCTGAAGGCATCAATGCTCATTTTGAAGTACGTTCTCTTGATGAGTTACAAGCAATGTTGCTTGCATAG
- a CDS encoding LysR family transcriptional regulator: protein MFNNFPSIPIFVAVVECGSFSRAAEKLNLTKSAVSKRINHLEDELGIRLIQRTTRHISLTEAGERYYEHVSKALNFAQQGVDAVAELQGEPKGKLRITAPMSFGVRHVAPFITEFLAQYPHIELDLQLEDRMVDMVAEGYDLAIRIGHLADSNLIAKRLTDCHSVLCASPEYLKNHKVPEQPSDLMAHNCIKYTYFRGGNDWTFLREQQEFKVLPKGNMTVNNSEAIRRTLLSGLGIGQLPTFIVGKDIQAEKLVSIMNHYDLPKHAVYAVYPQRKHLPQKVRLFVDFIAKQYGTPSPYWDNGVF, encoded by the coding sequence ATGTTCAACAACTTTCCATCTATCCCCATATTTGTCGCCGTTGTTGAATGTGGAAGTTTCTCGCGTGCGGCCGAAAAACTAAATCTAACCAAATCCGCAGTAAGTAAACGTATCAATCACTTAGAAGATGAGTTAGGCATAAGGTTAATTCAAAGAACGACCCGCCATATTAGTTTGACAGAAGCTGGCGAACGATATTATGAACATGTTTCAAAAGCGCTTAACTTTGCTCAGCAAGGCGTTGATGCCGTCGCTGAACTACAGGGAGAGCCCAAAGGTAAACTGAGGATTACAGCCCCGATGTCGTTTGGTGTACGTCACGTAGCGCCATTCATCACCGAGTTTTTAGCACAATATCCGCATATTGAATTGGATCTGCAACTAGAAGATCGCATGGTAGACATGGTTGCTGAAGGATACGATTTAGCTATCCGGATCGGTCATTTAGCCGATTCAAATTTGATTGCTAAAAGATTAACAGATTGCCACAGCGTACTGTGCGCATCACCCGAATATCTGAAAAATCATAAAGTTCCAGAACAACCTTCTGATTTAATGGCACACAACTGCATAAAATACACGTATTTTAGAGGTGGTAACGACTGGACTTTTCTGCGTGAGCAACAAGAGTTTAAAGTATTACCGAAAGGGAATATGACGGTCAATAATAGTGAAGCGATCCGGCGTACACTGCTATCCGGCCTCGGTATTGGCCAACTTCCCACTTTTATCGTTGGCAAAGATATTCAAGCGGAGAAACTGGTATCGATCATGAACCACTACGATCTACCTAAACACGCGGTTTATGCCGTTTATCCGCAGCGTAAGCACTTACCACAAAAAGTCAGATTATTTGTTGATTTTATTGCTAAACAATACGGTACTCCCTCTCCATATTGGGATAATGGTGTATTTTAG
- a CDS encoding transposase has product MATARSKLLCPEVTPYYHCVSRCVRRSYLCGYDQLSGKSYEHRRAWVEQKMLSLAAVYCIDICSYSVMSNHYHLVVHVNKESAAKLSDREVIDRWCSLHKMPLQIYRFIEDNNTNQSERKQCLKIIKTWRERLYSLSWFMKELNHHIAVQANKEDDCTGRFWEGRFKSQALLDEKALISAMAYVDLNPIRANIATKPENSRYTSVYMRLKQLAKNNKTPPNLAAFIGNKPKSVGGIPFLLRDYLELVDWVGKQLKVSGKGFIDNAEPPILQRLALEPSECLSLATQLEDKVRNWIGTKARINDAKLQLNRKRLAAFEIS; this is encoded by the coding sequence ATGGCAACGGCGCGTTCAAAGTTACTCTGCCCAGAGGTGACACCTTACTACCATTGTGTATCTCGATGTGTCAGGCGCTCTTACCTTTGTGGGTATGATCAATTGTCAGGAAAATCTTATGAACATCGTAGAGCATGGGTGGAACAGAAAATGTTGTCGCTGGCTGCAGTATATTGCATTGATATTTGCTCCTATTCGGTTATGAGTAATCACTACCATCTTGTGGTTCATGTAAACAAAGAGTCTGCCGCTAAACTAAGTGATCGTGAGGTGATTGATAGATGGTGTTCTTTACATAAAATGCCATTACAAATTTATCGATTTATAGAAGATAACAATACGAATCAATCTGAACGAAAACAGTGCCTCAAAATCATTAAGACGTGGCGTGAGCGCCTATATTCACTAAGTTGGTTTATGAAAGAGCTCAATCATCATATTGCTGTGCAGGCAAATAAGGAAGACGACTGTACGGGGCGCTTTTGGGAAGGACGTTTCAAGTCTCAAGCTCTACTCGATGAAAAAGCGCTCATTAGCGCAATGGCATATGTTGACCTTAACCCCATTCGCGCCAATATTGCCACTAAACCTGAAAACTCACGTTATACCTCTGTTTATATGAGATTAAAACAATTAGCAAAAAATAATAAGACGCCACCTAACTTAGCTGCTTTTATCGGGAATAAACCCAAATCGGTAGGAGGAATTCCATTTCTATTAAGGGATTACCTTGAGCTGGTGGATTGGGTTGGTAAGCAGTTAAAAGTGAGTGGAAAAGGGTTTATCGATAATGCAGAGCCACCCATTTTGCAACGACTGGCTCTGGAGCCGAGCGAATGCTTGTCTCTCGCAACTCAGTTAGAAGATAAAGTAAGAAATTGGATCGGAACTAAAGCACGAATAAATGACGCCAAATTGCAATTAAATAGAAAGCGTTTAGCTGCGTTCGAGATTAGCTAA
- the elbB gene encoding isoprenoid biosynthesis glyoxalase ElbB, with translation MKKVAVILSGCGVFDGAEIQESVLTLLAIERNNATWQCFAPDVEQMHVINHATGEEMPEKRNVLVESARICRGNIKDVATLKAADYDALVIPGGFGVAKNVTDFAVKGAECSINTHVAGACRAFAKAGKPAGYLCIAPHIIPMIYENGVEGTIGNDADTAAAFNQLGGQHVNCPVDDFVYDQEHHVLSTPAYMLAENVSQAASGIDKLINKLISLA, from the coding sequence ATGAAAAAAGTCGCAGTAATTCTCAGTGGTTGCGGTGTATTCGATGGCGCAGAGATCCAAGAATCAGTACTAACCCTTCTTGCGATAGAGCGTAATAATGCGACTTGGCAATGTTTCGCCCCAGATGTAGAGCAAATGCATGTGATAAACCACGCGACAGGCGAAGAAATGCCAGAAAAGCGTAATGTGTTGGTCGAGTCAGCGCGAATCTGCCGTGGCAACATCAAAGACGTGGCGACATTGAAAGCAGCTGATTATGATGCGCTCGTCATTCCAGGTGGTTTTGGCGTGGCAAAGAATGTTACCGATTTTGCAGTTAAAGGTGCCGAGTGTAGCATCAACACTCATGTTGCTGGCGCGTGCCGTGCCTTTGCAAAAGCAGGCAAACCCGCTGGTTACCTGTGTATTGCCCCACACATTATTCCCATGATTTACGAAAATGGCGTTGAAGGCACAATTGGTAACGATGCAGATACTGCTGCAGCATTTAATCAACTAGGCGGTCAACACGTAAACTGCCCTGTTGATGATTTTGTCTACGATCAAGAACACCATGTTCTATCTACACCCGCTTATATGTTGGCCGAAAATGTATCCCAAGCAGCGTCCGGCATCGACAAATTGATCAACAAATTGATCTCATTAGCTTAA